From Toxorhynchites rutilus septentrionalis strain SRP chromosome 2, ASM2978413v1, whole genome shotgun sequence, a single genomic window includes:
- the LOC129767739 gene encoding DNA replication licensing factor Mcm7 codes for MQRDYAADKETIKSFLTEFHKETDDGKKVFVYARQMTNIAHREQVGLTVDLDDVISYNDMLAENIQKNAKRYVKMFSDTIFELLPSYKEREVINKDPLDIYIEHRLLMQSRTRNPNEHREARNMIPAELVKRYEVYFKAPSASNAVSIREVKAEHIGKLVTVRGIVTRCTEVKPVMTVATYTCDRCGAETYQPVSSMSFMPVVDCPSEDCRVNKAGGRLYLQTRGSKFMKFQDLKIQEHSDQVPVGHIPRSLTILCRGETTRMAQPGDHVVVSGIFLPMQRSGFRAMVSGLLSETFLEAHRIICLNKTDDGEINNELTPEELEELAKDDFYTTIASSLAPEIYGHLDVKKALLLLLVGGVDRSPDGMKIRGNINICLMGDPGVAKSQLLGYIDRLAVRSQYTTGRGSSGVGLTAAVMKDPLTGEMMLEGGALVLADQGVCCIDEFDKMAESDRVAIHEVMEQQTISIAKAGIMTCLNARVSILAAANPAYGRYNPRRTIEQNIQLPAALLSRFDLLWLIQDKPDRDNDLRLAKHITFVHSHGKQPPSRIKTMDMALIRRYISLCKRKSPVITPELSEYIVNAYVSLRREARNSRDVTFTSARNLLGILRLSTALARLRLADQVEKDDVLEALRLLEMSKDSLNQTEQKITHVQNRSDKIFALIRELAGANETVKISDIMERCIAKGHKPDQVDSCIDEYEELNVWQVNQTRTKITFI; via the exons ATGCAACGAGATTACGCAGCTGATAAAG AAACCATCAAATCCTTTTTGACCGAGTTCCACAAGGAAACCGATGATGGCAAGAAAGTGTTCGTGTATGCTCGCCAAATGACCAACATAGCGCATCGAGAGCAAGTCGGATTAACGGTGGACCTGGACGATGTGATCAGCTACAATGATATGTTGGCGGAGAATATTCAGAAGAATGCAAAACGCTATGTGAAGATGTTTTCCGACACTATCTTCGAACTGCTTCCTTCGTATAAAGAGCGCGAGGTCATTAATAAGGACCCACTGGACATATACATCGAGCATCGTCTGCTGATGCAATCGCGAACGAGAAATCCAAACGAGCATCGAGAGGCAAGAAACATGATCCCGGCTGAACTTGTGAAACGTTATGAGGTTTATTTTAAGGCGCCAAGCGCTTCGAATGCAGTTTCAATTCGTGAAGTGAAGGCCGAACATATTGGGAAACTGGTAACGGTTCGAGGAATTGTGACCCGATGCACGGAAGTGAAGCCGGTGATGACGGTCGCAACCTACACATGCGACCGTTGTGGTGCCGAGACTTACCAACCGGTGTCCTCTATGAGTTTTATGCCCGTGGTTGACTGTCCTTCGGAGGATTGCCGAGTTAACAAAGCTGGCGGTCGCCTGTATCTGCAGACGCGTGGATCAAAGTTTATGAAATTCCAGGATTTGAAAATTCAGGAACACAGCGACCAGGTGCCAGTAGGACACATTCCGCGTTCGTTGACGATTTTGTGTCGTGGGGAGACGACTCGAATGGCGCAGCCTGGCGATCACGTTGTGGTTAGTGGAATTTTCCTTCCAATGCAGCGATCTGGTTTTAGGGCAATGGTTTCTGGTCTTCTGAGTGAAACATTTTTGGAGGCACATCGGATTATTTGTCTCAACAAGACCGATGACGGTGAAATAAACAACGAATTGACCCCTGAAGAGCTGGAGGAATTGGCGAAAGATGATTTTTATACCACAATCGCGAGCAGTTTAGCACCGGAGATTTATGGCCATTTAGATGTGAAGAAAGCTCTTTTGTTGCTTTTGGTTGGTGGAGTGGACCGAAGCCCTGATGGAATGAAAATTCGTGGTAACATCAATATCTGCCTGATGGGAGATCCTGGTGTGGCAAAGTCTCAGTTGTTGGGTTATATCGATCGACTTGCTGTCCGTAGTCAGTATACAACGGGACGGGGATCATCCGGCGTGGGTTTGACGGCGGCTGTCATGAAGGATCCCTTAACCGGTGAGATGATGCTCGAGGGAGGTGCTCTCGTCCTCGCTGATCAGGGAGTTTGTTGTATTGACGAATTCGACAAAATGGCGGAATCCGATCGAGTTGCAATCCATGAAGTCATGGAACAGCAAACAATTTCTATTGCCAAGGCTGGTATAATGACTTGCCTGAATGCTCGTGTATCGATCCTTGCCGCTGCTAACCCGGCTTACGGTCGGTACAATCCACGTCGGACCATCGAACAAAACATTCAGCTGCCAGCTGCTTTACTTTCTCGTTTTGATTTGCTATGGTTGATACAGGATAAACCCGACCGTGACAACGATCTTCGTTTAGCCAAACACATCACCTTCGTGCACAGTCACGGCAAGCAGCCACCGTCGCGCATCAAAACAATGGATATGGCTTTGATTCGTCGATACATTTCACTGTGCAAACGTAAGTCACCGGTCATCACGCCGGAGCTATCCGAATACATTGTCAATGCTTATGTGTCGCTACGGCGGGAAGCTCGCAACAGTCGCGATGTCACATTCACCTCGGCCAGGAATTTGCTGGGAATCCTGCGTTTGTCCACCGCCCTTGCTCGCCTCCGTCTGGCTGATCAGGTCGAGAAGGATGACGTTCTGGAAGCGCTTAGATTGCTGGAAATGTCAAAGGATTCGTTGAACCAAACCGAACAGAAAATTACTCA TGTTCAGAACAGGTCGGATAAGATCTTCGCTTTGATACGGGAGTTGGCGGGGGCCAATGAGACGGTAAAGATCTCGGATATCATGGAACGTTGCATCGCTAAGGGTCACAAGCCTGACCAGGTGGACAGCTGCATCGATGAGTACGAAGAACTGAACGTTTGGCAAGTGAACCAGACCCGGACAAAGATTACATTCATCTAA